Proteins from one Listeria weihenstephanensis genomic window:
- a CDS encoding energy-coupling factor ABC transporter ATP-binding protein, giving the protein MSDDFVKLDHVSYKYEDEDNFAVKDVSFTVKRGEWLALVGHNGSGKSTIAKLLNGLLFPTEGMVKIGHFKLGEKTIWDIRKQVGMVFQNPDNQFVGATVQDDVAFGLENHGVPHELMVKRVESALDEVGMQGYALHEPSRLSGGQKQRVAIAGVLALQPDVIILDEATSMLDPRGRAEVMETIRVMREREAITVISITHDLDEVVMADRVIVMNKGERHLEGTPKEVFAQADEMRRIGLGVPFITSLQEKLEQSGIALSDRSLMEGALMDQLWKLHSNK; this is encoded by the coding sequence ATGTCGGATGATTTTGTGAAATTGGATCACGTTAGTTATAAATATGAGGATGAAGATAATTTTGCGGTGAAGGATGTTTCTTTTACGGTGAAAAGGGGCGAGTGGTTGGCGCTGGTTGGGCATAATGGGTCTGGAAAGTCGACGATTGCAAAGCTCTTGAACGGCTTGCTGTTCCCGACGGAGGGTATGGTCAAAATTGGACACTTCAAATTGGGTGAAAAAACGATTTGGGATATTCGGAAGCAAGTTGGGATGGTATTTCAAAATCCGGATAATCAGTTTGTTGGAGCAACGGTGCAGGATGACGTGGCATTTGGACTTGAGAACCATGGTGTACCGCATGAATTGATGGTGAAACGCGTGGAGAGTGCGCTGGATGAGGTCGGAATGCAAGGTTACGCGTTACATGAGCCATCTCGTCTTTCGGGTGGTCAGAAGCAGCGTGTGGCGATTGCGGGGGTTCTTGCTTTGCAGCCAGACGTGATTATTTTGGATGAGGCGACGTCGATGCTTGATCCGCGTGGTCGTGCCGAGGTGATGGAAACGATTCGGGTGATGCGGGAACGCGAGGCGATTACGGTGATTTCGATTACGCATGATTTGGATGAGGTTGTGATGGCGGACCGGGTTATCGTGATGAATAAAGGGGAACGTCACCTTGAGGGAACGCCGAAAGAAGTTTTTGCGCAGGCAGATGAAATGCGCCGAATCGGGCTTGGTGTACCTTTTATCACATCGTTGCAGGAAAAATTAGAGCAGTCAGGGATTGCGCTATCGGATCGAAGCTTGATGGAAGGGGCGTTAATGGATCAATTATGGAAATTACATTCGAACAAGTAG
- a CDS encoding acetamidase/formamidase family protein, producing the protein MHPMTKHHVIYAMDKNAEPSMTVDNGSVVTLETYDCFENQIISEHQPFHQLDWNKVNPATGPIFIKDAEPGDILAVTIEKIQLIGNTTMLTGPNLGVLGDDLTENTIRQFPIVNDQLIFSKEINVPINKMIGVIGTAPAGEPISCGIPDAHGGNMDCKEITEGVTLFLPVNVPGALLALGDVHAAMADGEVSVSGAEIASQITMRLQVVKNKNWPTPSLINDEKIITIASAPTLDEASIIATKNMVQLLTDATKATQVEAIMLLSLAGDLRICQVVDPNKTVRMELPLQYWSENPFL; encoded by the coding sequence ATGCATCCCATGACGAAACACCATGTTATTTATGCAATGGATAAGAACGCCGAGCCCAGTATGACAGTTGATAATGGTTCAGTAGTAACCTTAGAAACATACGACTGCTTTGAAAACCAAATTATATCCGAACATCAGCCTTTCCATCAACTTGATTGGAACAAAGTGAATCCAGCAACCGGTCCGATTTTCATCAAGGACGCCGAACCTGGAGACATACTGGCTGTAACTATAGAGAAGATTCAATTAATAGGAAACACGACAATGTTAACGGGCCCAAATTTAGGAGTCCTTGGTGATGACCTAACAGAAAACACTATCCGCCAGTTTCCAATTGTAAATGACCAACTTATTTTTTCAAAAGAAATAAACGTTCCGATCAACAAAATGATAGGTGTTATCGGCACAGCACCCGCTGGAGAACCTATCTCATGTGGCATACCAGACGCGCACGGTGGCAATATGGACTGCAAAGAGATCACAGAAGGCGTAACACTATTCCTTCCCGTTAACGTCCCTGGCGCTCTACTCGCGCTTGGTGACGTCCACGCTGCAATGGCGGACGGAGAAGTATCTGTTTCCGGCGCCGAAATTGCCAGCCAAATCACGATGCGCCTCCAAGTAGTTAAAAATAAAAACTGGCCGACACCGAGTCTAATCAATGATGAAAAAATCATCACCATCGCATCCGCACCAACACTTGACGAGGCCAGCATAATCGCAACAAAGAACATGGTTCAACTTTTGACAGACGCAACAAAGGCAACACAAGTAGAAGCGATCATGTTACTTTCACTCGCAGGTGACCTTCGAATCTGCCAAGTTGTTGATCCAAACAAGACCGTACGCATGGAACTACCACTCCAATACTGGTCTGAAAACCCATTTCTATAA
- a CDS encoding winged helix DNA-binding domain-containing protein — protein sequence MDLDQVRNIRIVNSGLGSSFESVVGCTEKLIGIQAQYQQFGEISLFHRVDGLTRDILDQVYARNEIIKLWGQRTTVHLYVPEDWKNLHEIYSPRRTWVRKHCEDLGVDLDDLLMRIDRLGRAERFIAKEELAQLMGDQAKKLMTWGGVLIEASLLGQIYAVPQRPSTRFYAHRKWVDGISQDSWRDNVDEYAMDRFLSRYLASYGPATLADFKHWSGLPNYVFLKAFRRIEDGLARFDIDGKVYYYPQGELDLSKQEVIPQVKLLGKFDPLFVSFADKGWLADAKYEKEIWRTAGHVEAVLLIDGKIRGTWRYIIKGETIRFTCYAFGRISASDKRRVTVEAERLSMFLEKRLQGFEYE from the coding sequence TTGGATTTAGATCAGGTGAGGAATATACGGATTGTTAACTCGGGGTTAGGTAGTTCTTTCGAATCGGTGGTAGGTTGTACGGAAAAGTTGATTGGGATTCAAGCGCAGTATCAGCAGTTTGGTGAAATCAGTTTATTTCATCGGGTGGATGGGCTGACAAGGGATATATTGGACCAGGTATATGCTCGGAATGAAATTATTAAGCTTTGGGGGCAAAGGACTACGGTGCATTTGTATGTGCCAGAGGATTGGAAAAACTTGCACGAGATTTATTCGCCTAGAAGAACGTGGGTGAGGAAGCATTGTGAGGATTTAGGTGTCGATTTGGACGATTTGTTGATGAGAATCGACAGGCTTGGAAGAGCGGAACGGTTTATAGCGAAAGAAGAACTGGCTCAGTTGATGGGAGATCAAGCTAAAAAATTAATGACCTGGGGTGGTGTGTTGATTGAAGCTTCTTTGCTTGGTCAGATTTATGCTGTGCCACAGAGGCCGAGTACGCGATTTTATGCACATCGGAAATGGGTGGATGGCATATCGCAGGATTCATGGCGGGATAATGTGGATGAATATGCAATGGATAGGTTTTTATCTCGGTATTTAGCTTCCTATGGTCCAGCTACTTTGGCGGATTTTAAGCATTGGAGTGGGTTGCCGAATTATGTATTTTTGAAGGCTTTTCGGAGGATTGAGGATGGATTAGCGCGTTTTGATATTGATGGGAAGGTTTATTATTATCCTCAGGGTGAATTGGATTTAAGTAAGCAGGAAGTGATTCCACAGGTGAAATTGCTTGGGAAATTTGATCCGCTTTTTGTTAGTTTTGCTGATAAGGGGTGGCTTGCGGATGCGAAATATGAGAAGGAGATTTGGCGGACTGCGGGGCATGTTGAGGCTGTATTGCTGATTGATGGGAAAATTCGGGGGACGTGGAGATATATAATTAAAGGGGAGACGATTCGCTTTACTTGTTATGCTTTCGGGCGAATTTCTGCGAGCGATAAGAGGCGTGTTACTGTTGAGGCAGAAAGGTTGTCGATGTTTCTTGAAAAGCGGTTGCAGGGATTTGAGTATGAATAA
- a CDS encoding Mrp/NBP35 family ATP-binding protein, whose translation MLNEQQITKLLQRVIDPVLEFSLQETSGIIEVNVTGNSVELQIALADPEIHTEQFTTNISELLGEFGCEDISLDLEYLPITKVESLLAAKNNILSTESKTQFIAIASGKGGVGKSTIAANLAVALKRTGKKVGLLDADIYGFSLPILLGTKDSPKTVDNKIIPVTTYGVQLISMDSFVEEGEPVIWRGPMLGKMIKMFLEEVDWNAPDYLIIDLPPGTGDIALDIHTLLPTCNELIVTTPHQVAATVAARAGIMAQKNEHHILGVVENLSYFQIENGEKIYLFGEGGGEKVAKELKTNLLSVFPIEQPKQNDNGYLSAIYEADTAQGERFLKLAEKINDYL comes from the coding sequence ATGCTGAATGAACAACAAATCACGAAACTTTTACAACGCGTAATTGATCCAGTGCTGGAATTCTCGTTGCAAGAGACAAGTGGCATCATAGAAGTTAATGTCACGGGTAATAGCGTAGAGTTACAAATAGCGCTAGCTGATCCAGAAATACATACAGAACAATTCACAACAAATATAAGTGAACTTTTAGGTGAATTTGGATGTGAAGATATTAGTTTAGATTTAGAATATCTCCCTATTACCAAGGTAGAAAGCTTACTCGCGGCAAAAAACAATATTTTATCCACTGAAAGTAAAACACAATTTATTGCAATTGCGAGCGGTAAAGGCGGAGTAGGAAAGTCTACTATAGCAGCGAATCTTGCGGTAGCGTTGAAGCGCACTGGGAAGAAAGTCGGCTTACTAGATGCAGACATATATGGTTTTAGTTTGCCCATTTTACTTGGAACAAAGGACAGTCCAAAAACTGTAGACAACAAAATCATTCCAGTAACGACATATGGAGTACAGCTAATTTCTATGGATTCATTTGTTGAAGAAGGTGAACCGGTGATTTGGCGTGGGCCGATGCTTGGGAAAATGATTAAGATGTTCTTAGAAGAAGTAGATTGGAATGCCCCAGACTATCTAATTATCGATTTACCACCTGGTACAGGAGATATTGCACTAGATATCCATACATTATTACCGACATGCAATGAACTTATTGTCACAACGCCACATCAAGTTGCCGCGACAGTAGCAGCACGAGCTGGAATAATGGCCCAAAAAAATGAACATCATATTCTCGGTGTTGTTGAGAACTTATCCTATTTTCAAATAGAAAACGGTGAAAAGATTTATTTATTTGGAGAGGGAGGCGGAGAAAAAGTTGCGAAAGAGTTAAAAACAAACTTATTAAGTGTATTTCCTATAGAGCAGCCAAAACAGAACGATAATGGCTATCTATCAGCGATTTATGAAGCAGATACAGCACAAGGAGAACGCTTTTTAAAGCTTGCTGAAAAAATAAATGACTATTTATAA
- a CDS encoding accessory Sec system protein Asp2, whose amino-acid sequence MKKLMAKIYFKLRSRVYKAPNKQKLNYILEKSNREDAPLIVIFSAFPRTGMKATYNYLRTLKDIDAHKLFILDNFGFEQRGAYYLAEKGDFKLSTAVESIINEVQGKLKSEKMIFVGTSKGGFASLYFGIKMKADVIISGAPQYKLGNYLSDIPEKAPVLSAIMGNADEASIDYLNNLLPTQIQLMKEDVPKVYIHYSDQEHTYEEHITFLIEDLTEAKYKISLDICHYKIHQEVSKHFPPFLIQTLTEIIK is encoded by the coding sequence ATGAAAAAGCTAATGGCTAAAATCTATTTTAAACTGAGAAGTCGCGTATATAAAGCACCAAATAAGCAAAAACTAAACTATATATTAGAGAAAAGTAATCGAGAGGATGCACCACTAATCGTTATTTTCAGCGCATTTCCAAGAACAGGTATGAAAGCAACGTATAATTATTTGAGAACATTAAAAGATATAGATGCCCACAAATTGTTCATTCTAGATAACTTTGGATTCGAACAAAGAGGTGCCTATTATTTAGCGGAGAAGGGAGATTTTAAGTTAAGTACGGCGGTAGAATCTATCATTAATGAGGTTCAAGGAAAGTTAAAATCTGAAAAAATGATTTTTGTGGGCACTAGTAAAGGTGGATTCGCAAGTCTTTATTTTGGTATTAAAATGAAAGCAGATGTCATTATTAGTGGGGCTCCTCAATATAAACTGGGCAATTATCTAAGTGACATTCCAGAAAAAGCACCAGTTCTGTCAGCTATCATGGGGAACGCAGACGAGGCTAGTATTGATTACCTCAATAACCTTTTACCAACACAAATTCAGTTAATGAAAGAAGATGTACCTAAAGTATATATACATTATTCAGATCAAGAGCATACCTATGAGGAGCACATAACGTTTCTGATAGAGGATTTAACCGAGGCGAAATACAAAATTTCCCTTGATATATGCCATTATAAAATTCATCAAGAAGTAAGCAAACATTTTCCTCCGTTTTTAATTCAGACGCTTACAGAAATAATAAAGTAA
- a CDS encoding O-antigen ligase family protein: MKVLMEKMPLNSITFRGIVIAAMALLSILSPIFPWLLAIPVIVIGVLYVNKINTNKWMYGLFVAILMAGFWGAYASLPQMPSLFLFRILIAIHFVFFLFSKKDFSTIKVLKVPLICMVVWIFYSVITLIWTTDVALSLNAIYFQFEACYLVFMCVYYISSWKKMRQVLLWITANYTISIGIGLYEVLSGEHLRFSAGNLLGYADPRPTGWLVNTNDYASYLVIYFGLVSLVLLSSKKKINIAIWLCLLAIVTYLVIESHSRTGFLGLVSVVALVLFKVLRIQTFILTIFGGAVALCAKVIYSSVASSGLTAQLVDSFTGKGDSTQERVFMYKYVIQLCKDHHFLGVGVGNTPRFVFEALYGSSNIDLSGSQTMAAHNFWLSIISDIGFIGFIPILIFFIYFIYQAITMYITNNTLKGAIPATVILGFIAVSVGSSSIFEMRVIWIALGLGLAVVCLLQREKHPNENVDPWRK, translated from the coding sequence ATGAAAGTATTGATGGAAAAAATGCCCCTAAATTCAATCACATTTCGAGGTATTGTAATAGCTGCAATGGCTTTGTTGAGCATACTATCTCCTATATTTCCTTGGTTACTTGCCATTCCTGTGATAGTTATTGGTGTACTATACGTTAACAAAATCAACACGAACAAGTGGATGTACGGGCTGTTTGTAGCAATCCTAATGGCTGGTTTTTGGGGTGCATATGCCTCCTTACCACAGATGCCAAGTCTGTTTTTATTTAGAATACTAATTGCCATCCACTTCGTCTTCTTTTTATTTAGCAAGAAGGATTTCTCCACTATAAAAGTGCTTAAAGTTCCGTTGATATGTATGGTAGTTTGGATTTTCTATTCTGTTATCACGCTTATTTGGACAACGGATGTAGCGCTTAGTTTAAACGCTATCTACTTTCAATTTGAAGCCTGTTATCTGGTCTTTATGTGTGTTTATTATATTAGTTCATGGAAAAAGATGCGGCAAGTTCTTTTATGGATAACAGCTAACTACACGATTTCAATTGGAATTGGTTTATATGAAGTGCTGTCAGGAGAACACTTGCGATTCTCAGCAGGAAATTTGCTAGGTTATGCCGATCCAAGACCAACTGGCTGGTTAGTAAATACGAATGATTACGCTTCTTACCTTGTGATTTATTTCGGACTGGTATCACTCGTGTTATTATCCTCCAAAAAGAAAATAAACATCGCTATCTGGCTATGCTTACTTGCGATCGTCACTTATCTAGTCATTGAATCGCATTCGAGAACAGGATTTTTAGGACTTGTATCCGTTGTAGCGTTGGTTCTCTTTAAGGTACTACGGATACAGACATTCATTTTAACCATATTTGGTGGGGCGGTCGCACTGTGTGCTAAAGTCATTTATTCTAGTGTAGCTAGTTCTGGACTTACTGCACAACTGGTGGACTCTTTCACAGGGAAAGGTGATTCAACACAGGAGAGGGTTTTTATGTATAAGTACGTTATCCAATTGTGTAAAGATCACCATTTTTTAGGTGTTGGTGTCGGTAACACACCACGTTTTGTTTTCGAAGCATTATACGGAAGTTCAAATATAGACCTCTCTGGCTCGCAAACGATGGCCGCGCATAATTTTTGGCTTAGTATTATTTCTGACATAGGTTTTATAGGTTTTATCCCTATTTTAATATTTTTTATCTATTTTATTTATCAAGCTATAACGATGTATATCACAAACAACACTTTAAAAGGAGCCATTCCAGCTACTGTAATTCTTGGATTTATAGCTGTTTCCGTTGGTAGTAGCAGTATTTTTGAGATGCGCGTTATTTGGATCGCTCTAGGACTTGGCTTAGCGGTAGTTTGTTTGTTGCAGCGTGAGAAGCATCCAAACGAAAACGTAGATCCTTGGAGAAAATAA
- a CDS encoding CpsD/CapB family tyrosine-protein kinase, which translates to MFSKRKEKTTIITDSNEMTMQKNSVAYEKFSSIQTNIQFMERKAGTIKVISVTSSNKGEGKSFFITNYANTSALYKQRTLLIDVDFYNPKISKQFKTKLMPGLSNILVGMVSFEEAVIPLENDYLSFLPIGTLPPNPLELLRSDEFKELLVSLKEKYDVILLDCPPINLFTDARVVAAESDGVILLINSQTTSEEDVMKSKSLLDQVDANILGAVLNNKRYNNKQMASYNYY; encoded by the coding sequence ATGTTTAGTAAAAGAAAAGAAAAAACTACTATTATAACGGATAGTAACGAGATGACTATGCAAAAAAATTCAGTGGCTTACGAAAAATTTAGTTCGATCCAAACAAATATTCAGTTTATGGAAAGAAAAGCTGGAACGATAAAAGTAATTTCAGTAACTTCCTCTAATAAAGGAGAAGGCAAATCTTTCTTTATTACAAACTATGCAAATACATCAGCCTTATACAAGCAACGAACGTTATTAATTGATGTTGATTTCTATAATCCCAAAATATCAAAACAATTCAAAACTAAATTAATGCCAGGATTATCTAATATATTAGTGGGTATGGTGAGCTTTGAAGAAGCGGTTATTCCTTTAGAAAATGACTATCTTTCATTCTTACCGATTGGTACATTACCTCCAAATCCTTTAGAACTATTGCGTTCGGACGAGTTTAAAGAACTATTAGTATCATTAAAGGAAAAGTATGATGTTATCCTGTTAGACTGTCCACCAATCAATCTATTTACAGACGCACGTGTTGTAGCGGCTGAAAGTGATGGCGTAATTCTCTTAATTAATAGCCAAACTACAAGTGAAGAAGATGTGATGAAGTCTAAATCGTTATTGGACCAAGTAGATGCCAATATCCTCGGCGCAGTTCTAAATAATAAGCGCTATAACAACAAACAAATGGCATCGTATAACTATTATTAA
- a CDS encoding YveK family protein, giving the protein MTMKIKNLTIGNLWKTFKKSFVWLILIICLAVASVYTYSNYIAKPEYTSSFQVLLNVEQTDAQTKSTSSDSVRNNIQLINTFTSVIQSGKIMDLVKEQVKTDDSSAKLSADTKITSNENSLVLTINYTGTNSPQVSKISNAMLSVVSKEIPNIFNGTTVTVLEKASEPTTPSNNSIYILAIMVGCLLSATLLFVLCAMDTTVQNIEQLENIGLPFLGDIPKFKSSEL; this is encoded by the coding sequence ATGACTATGAAAATAAAAAACCTTACAATAGGGAATTTGTGGAAAACTTTCAAAAAAAGTTTTGTGTGGTTGATACTAATTATTTGTTTAGCTGTAGCAAGTGTTTATACGTATAGCAACTATATCGCGAAACCAGAGTATACATCCTCTTTTCAAGTGTTATTAAATGTGGAGCAAACGGATGCACAAACAAAATCAACATCTTCGGATAGCGTTCGAAATAATATTCAGCTGATAAATACTTTTACATCCGTAATACAGAGCGGAAAAATTATGGATTTAGTCAAAGAACAAGTAAAAACAGATGATTCCTCAGCAAAGCTTTCCGCGGACACGAAGATCACGTCAAATGAGAACTCGCTAGTATTGACAATCAATTATACGGGTACAAATAGTCCTCAAGTGTCGAAAATCTCTAACGCTATGTTAAGTGTCGTGAGTAAAGAAATACCTAATATCTTTAATGGCACCACAGTAACAGTACTAGAAAAAGCATCAGAACCAACAACTCCTAGTAATAACTCTATTTACATTTTAGCGATCATGGTGGGATGTTTACTAAGCGCTACCTTATTGTTCGTTTTATGCGCAATGGATACGACTGTTCAAAATATAGAGCAGTTAGAAAACATCGGGCTACCTTTCCTTGGCGATATACCAAAATTCAAGAGTTCAGAGCTCTGA
- a CDS encoding glycosyltransferase, giving the protein MMASSVHVWSDTRIYFKEAKTLAESGLEVDFYAIDYPGEKTITPNLTMHYMEPQKRYKRFVHWRFLYKKMLRSDAMHFHFHDPELLFVARALKKRLGDEITITYDMHEHLPAAIKTKQWLPAFIRPSLSSLVERVEKNLMKYCDTVIFAELSYKENYTELSLNKVDVLNYPILPKVEITADKEPIFTLVYVGILIEQRGLFNMLHLAKALREKQTAPFCLKLIGPTFTDEEKVKQFIVENDLEDYVSIYGRMQYKDIWQHYATAHVGVCLLHPTPNNLNSHSTKLFEYMAAGLPIIASDFPDFTKMLTEHKCGETSDPYDYERLAEIAENYILDPEGSKITGSNGRKAFDMFYNWEHEGDKLRAIYLNEN; this is encoded by the coding sequence ATGATGGCCAGCTCCGTGCATGTCTGGAGTGACACCAGAATTTATTTTAAAGAAGCAAAGACGCTTGCCGAGAGCGGTTTAGAGGTTGATTTTTACGCGATAGATTATCCTGGCGAAAAGACAATAACTCCGAATTTGACAATGCACTACATGGAACCACAGAAAAGATACAAACGTTTTGTCCATTGGCGCTTCTTATACAAAAAAATGCTGCGTTCGGATGCTATGCATTTTCATTTTCACGATCCAGAATTATTATTTGTGGCCAGAGCTTTGAAAAAACGATTAGGTGATGAAATAACGATCACATATGATATGCATGAACATTTGCCAGCCGCGATCAAAACAAAGCAATGGCTTCCGGCGTTTATAAGACCCTCCTTATCAAGTTTAGTTGAACGAGTAGAAAAGAACCTCATGAAGTATTGCGATACAGTCATTTTCGCGGAGCTCTCCTATAAAGAAAATTACACGGAATTAAGCCTAAACAAAGTAGATGTGCTTAATTATCCGATTTTGCCGAAAGTGGAGATAACAGCAGATAAAGAGCCGATTTTCACACTCGTCTATGTGGGCATTTTGATAGAACAACGAGGCCTGTTCAACATGTTGCATTTAGCAAAAGCATTAAGAGAAAAGCAAACAGCACCATTTTGCTTGAAACTGATAGGACCAACCTTTACAGATGAAGAAAAAGTGAAACAATTTATCGTGGAAAATGATTTAGAGGATTACGTTTCTATATATGGAAGAATGCAGTATAAAGACATTTGGCAACACTATGCTACAGCACATGTCGGAGTATGCTTATTACACCCAACACCTAACAATCTTAATTCGCATTCTACAAAGTTATTCGAATATATGGCAGCAGGATTACCAATTATTGCATCTGATTTCCCAGACTTCACGAAAATGTTGACAGAACATAAGTGTGGAGAAACAAGTGATCCATATGATTATGAGCGCTTAGCGGAAATCGCGGAAAACTATATATTAGACCCTGAAGGCAGCAAAATAACCGGCTCGAATGGAAGAAAGGCTTTTGATATGTTCTATAACTGGGAACATGAGGGAGACAAATTACGAGCCATTTATTTAAATGAAAATTAG
- a CDS encoding glycosyltransferase, with protein sequence MKVLFLISSFPKLSETFILNQITGFIDRGIDVEIVAWNKVENKKDHPQVAAYNLLEKTHFLNFPTSRGKRFTGGLQLFFKHVWRSPKAVFSAFNYKKYGKMIFTLRFLYALPFFMKKEKYDAVICHYGPNGSVAAFLKEQNLLPEKTLVFFHGHDITSFVDKMGSHVYESLLDSDITLLPVNELFANKLLEIGADPNKIQIHHMGIDLNEYGLVSLGPIGEITQFLSIGRLTEKKGMDVAIKAMAEMKKRGFKVSLDIIGEGELRAELETLIETEGLQQEVTLLGWQSQGEINLAIAEANIILQLSKTASNGDKEGIPVVLMEAMGRGKLIVSTEHSGIPELIKNDVNGWLVPENDVVKAVEKIIEIKNNQDQWKLISLNARATIQEQFNIMTLNDQLDLYSRTN encoded by the coding sequence TTGAAAGTACTATTTCTAATATCTTCATTTCCAAAATTATCCGAAACGTTCATTTTAAACCAAATCACAGGCTTTATAGACAGAGGAATCGATGTCGAAATTGTAGCTTGGAACAAAGTTGAAAATAAGAAGGATCACCCGCAAGTTGCTGCCTATAACTTACTAGAAAAAACACATTTTCTAAACTTTCCTACCAGCAGAGGAAAACGTTTTACAGGTGGCTTGCAACTGTTTTTTAAACACGTATGGCGCTCGCCAAAAGCTGTTTTTAGTGCTTTTAACTATAAGAAATATGGAAAAATGATTTTCACATTGCGCTTTCTATATGCACTGCCATTTTTCATGAAAAAAGAAAAATATGATGCGGTTATTTGTCACTATGGACCAAACGGAAGTGTCGCGGCATTTTTGAAGGAGCAGAACTTACTTCCAGAGAAAACACTCGTATTTTTTCATGGACACGATATTACTTCTTTTGTAGATAAAATGGGTAGTCACGTATATGAATCATTACTGGACTCGGATATCACATTACTACCGGTCAATGAATTATTCGCAAATAAACTACTTGAAATTGGCGCTGACCCAAATAAAATTCAGATCCATCACATGGGTATCGATTTAAACGAGTATGGGCTGGTATCGCTAGGTCCGATTGGTGAAATTACTCAATTCCTTTCGATTGGCCGTCTAACCGAGAAGAAAGGTATGGATGTAGCGATTAAAGCTATGGCAGAAATGAAGAAACGAGGATTTAAAGTGTCTTTAGATATTATCGGAGAAGGCGAATTACGAGCTGAACTGGAAACTCTTATTGAAACAGAAGGGCTACAGCAGGAAGTGACGTTACTCGGATGGCAATCACAAGGTGAAATTAATCTAGCGATAGCAGAGGCTAATATCATCCTGCAACTTAGTAAAACTGCATCCAACGGTGACAAAGAAGGTATTCCGGTCGTTTTAATGGAAGCGATGGGTCGCGGTAAGTTAATCGTCTCCACAGAGCATAGCGGAATTCCAGAACTTATCAAAAATGATGTGAATGGATGGCTAGTGCCGGAAAATGATGTGGTGAAAGCAGTTGAGAAGATTATTGAGATCAAGAATAATCAGGATCAATGGAAGCTAATCTCACTTAACGCAAGAGCGACGATTCAAGAACAGTTTAATATTATGACACTGAACGACCAGTTAGACCTATATAGTCGTACCAACTAA